A genomic window from Triticum urartu cultivar G1812 chromosome 7, Tu2.1, whole genome shotgun sequence includes:
- the LOC125524180 gene encoding leucine-rich repeat receptor-like kinase protein THICK TASSEL DWARF1 codes for MALRPPLLLLLLLLLQLLGARAALHERDAAALRDVRAGLRDLPGSRFFESWDDGASTPCAYAGVVCAPDEDDPSGALLRVSVLTLGTGLSDSPGLAGSVPASLASLTALTDLVLYPGRVGGSIPEDIGSGLRRLRLLSLSGNQLTGPVPESLAGLPELHTLDLGNNRLEGAIPSGLLLPTSPSLKVLILANNVGLSGQIPDQFPSSQLFHVDLSRNAITGALPPLPPTLRYFSVAGNSMEGSLDGTFAGNGQGPADLAFLDLSMNDFSGSIPPEVFALPSASSLLLSRNNFTGPLAVPAAPASATPPWSVVDVSHNGLTGEVPEALAAAGSLYVNNNKISGEVPEAVARSVFDGRMTTFYAQHNFLTGFPVPPTPLPDSAALCLSYNCMDLPSASAADGCPTIGGPLESRPADQCRSSGGDG; via the coding sequence ATGGCGCTGCGCCCTCCgctcctcctgctcctcctcctccttctccagctGCTCGGCGCGCGCGCGGCGCTGCACGAGCGGGACGCGGCGGCGCTGCGGGACGTGCGGGCCGGCCTGCGGGACCTGCCGGGGTCGCGCTTCTTCGAGTCCTGGGACGACGGCGCGTCCACCCCGTGCGCCTACGCCGGCGTCGTCTGCGCGCCCGACGAGGACGACCCGTCCGGCGCGCTCCTGCGCGTGTCCGTGCTCACGCTCGGCACCGGCCTCTCCGACTCCCCCGGCCTGGCCGGCAGCGTCCCGGCCTCGCTCGCCAGCCTCACCGCGCTCACCGACCTCGTCCTCTACCCGGGCCGCGTCGGCGGCTCCATCCCGGAGGACATCGGGTCGGGCCTCCGGCGCCTCAGGCTCCTCTCGCTGTCCGGGAACCAGCTCACCGGGCCCGTGCCCGAGTCCCTGGCGGGGCTGCCGGAACTGCACACGCTCGACCTCGGCAACAACCGCCTCGAGGGCGCCATTCCCTCCGGGCTGCTGCTGCCGACTTCGCCGAGCCTCAAGGTGCTCATCCTGGCCAACAATGTCGGCCTCTCCGGCCAGATTCCCGACCAGTTCCCCAGCTCGCAGCTGTTCCACGTCGACCTCAGCCGGAACGCGATAACCGGCGCGCtcccgccgctgccgccgacgCTCCGCTACTTCTCCGTGGCCGGGAACTCGATGGAGGGGAGCCTCGACGGAACCTTCGCCGGCAACGGCCAGGGTCCGGCCGACCTGGCATTCCTCGACCTGTCGATGAACGACTTCTCGGGCTCGATCCCGCCGGAGGTGTTCGCGCTCCCGAGCGCGTCGTCGCTGCTCCTGTCCCGCAACAACTTCACGGGGCCGCTGGCCGTGCCGGCGGCGCCCGCgtcggcgacgccgccgtggtcGGTGGTGGACGTGAGCCACAACGGCCTCACGGGCGAGGtcccggaggcgctggcggcggcggggagccTGTACGTGAACAACAACAAGATCTCCGGCGAGGTGCCCGAGGCGGTGGCCCGCAGCGTGTTCGACGGGCGCATGACGACCTTCTACGCGCAGCACAACTTCCTGACGGGGTTCCCGGTGCCGCCGACGCCGCTGCCGGACTCCGCGGCGCTGTGCCTGTCCTACAACTGCATGGACCTTCCCTCCGCCTCCGCGGCCGACGGGTGCCCCACGATCGGCGGGCCCCTGGAGTCCAGGCCAGCGGACCAGTGCCGGAGCAGCGGAGGCGACGGCTGA